One Cuculus canorus isolate bCucCan1 chromosome 1, bCucCan1.pri, whole genome shotgun sequence DNA segment encodes these proteins:
- the SLC25A6 gene encoding ADP/ATP translocase 3, which yields MADQAISFLKDFLAGGIAAAISKTAVAPIERVKLLLQVQHASKQIAADKQYKGIIDCVVRIPKEQGVLSFWRGNLANVIRYFPTQALNFAFKDKYKQVFLGGVDKHTQFWRYFAGNLASGGAAGATSLCFVYPLDFARTRLAADVGKAGADREFTGLGDCLIKITKSDGLRGLYQGFNVSVQGIIIYRAAYFGIYDTAKGMLPDPRNTHIVISWMIAQTVTAVAGVVSYPFDTVRRRMMMQSGRKGADIMYSGTIDCWRKIARDEGGKAFFKGAWSNVLRGMGGAFVLVLYDEFKKII from the exons ATGGCGGACCAGGCCATCTCCTTCCTCAAGGACTTCCTAGCGGGCGGCATCGCCGCCGCCATCAGCAAGACAGCGGTGGCGCCCATCGAACGGGTCAAGCTCTTGCTTCAG GTGCAACATGCGAGTAAACAAATTGCCGCTGATAAGCAGTACAAGGGTATCATCGATTGTGTAGTGCGTATTCCAAAGGAACAAGGAGTGCTGTCTTTCTGGCGAGGAAACTTAGCAAATGTCATCAGATACTTCCCAACTCAAGCTCTCAACTTTGCCTTCAAGGATAAGTATAAGCAGGTCTTCTTGGGAGGTGTAGACAAGCACACTCAATTCTGGAGGTATTTTGCTGGTAACCTGGCTTCTGGTGGTGCAGCTGGAGCCACTTCCCTCTGCTTTGTCTACCCCTTGGATTTTGCAAGAACCCGTTTGGCTGCTGATGTCGGAAAAGCTGGTGCAGACAGAGAATTCACTGGTCTGGGAGACTGTCTAATCAAAATTACCAAGTCTGATGGTTTGCGTGGCTTGTACCAAGGGTTCAATGTATCTGTCCAAGGCATCATCATCTATAGAGCTGCCTACTTTGGGATCTATGATACAGCAAAAG GCATGCTCCCTGATCCCAGGAATACTCACATTGTTATCAGCTGGATGATTGCCCAGACAGTGACTGCTGTGGCTGGTGTGGTCTCCTATCCTTTTGATACAGTGAGGCGTAGAATGATGATGCAGTCAGGGCGCAAAGGAG CTGATATCATGTACTCTGGAACAATTGACTGCTGGCGGAAGATTGCGAGGGATGAGGGAGGAAAAGCCTTCTTCAAGGGTGCATGGTCTAATGTTCTCAGAGGCATGGGGGGTGCTTTTGTGCTTGTGCTGTACGATGAATTCAAGAAAATCATTTAA